One Acidobacteriota bacterium DNA segment encodes these proteins:
- a CDS encoding metallophosphoesterase, which translates to MKLWAISDLHIANRSNREALTEMPAFPEDWLIIAGDVGETEGQLRFALSELSSRFRQLVWVPGNHDLWSLHHDPSPLRGEEKYRRLVDICRSFGVLTPEDPYARWPGVTEDGRSYRIAPLFLLYDYSFRPPEVAADEAVDWAAESGVLCGDEILLHPDPFPSRPAWCAARVRYTSERLAQAATDGAHLILISHWPLRQDLVRLRRIPRFSIWCGTRESEDWHRRFPVAAVIYGHLHIKGTHFRDGVRFEEVSLGYPRDWVRSRGVSHYLRQILPAPDTWLDGTR; encoded by the coding sequence ATGAAGCTCTGGGCCATCAGCGATCTGCACATCGCCAACCGCTCCAACCGCGAAGCGCTCACGGAGATGCCCGCCTTTCCGGAGGACTGGCTGATCATCGCCGGCGACGTGGGGGAAACGGAAGGCCAGCTGCGCTTCGCCCTCTCGGAGCTCAGCTCGCGCTTCCGGCAGTTGGTGTGGGTGCCGGGAAACCACGACCTGTGGTCCCTGCACCACGATCCGTCGCCGCTCCGAGGGGAAGAGAAGTACCGCCGGCTGGTGGACATCTGCCGCAGCTTCGGCGTGCTCACTCCGGAGGATCCCTACGCCCGCTGGCCAGGGGTGACGGAGGACGGACGCTCCTACCGCATCGCGCCCCTCTTCCTGCTCTATGACTACAGCTTCCGGCCGCCGGAGGTGGCGGCGGACGAGGCGGTGGATTGGGCGGCGGAGTCGGGGGTCCTGTGCGGTGACGAGATCCTGCTCCACCCCGACCCCTTTCCTTCCCGCCCCGCCTGGTGTGCGGCGCGGGTGCGCTACACCAGCGAGCGGCTGGCCCAGGCAGCCACCGACGGTGCCCACCTGATCCTGATCAGCCACTGGCCTCTACGCCAGGATCTGGTACGGCTGCGGCGTATTCCGCGCTTTTCCATCTGGTGCGGGACCCGGGAGTCGGAGGACTGGCACCGCCGCTTCCCGGTGGCGGCGGTGATCTACGGCCACCTGCACATCAAGGGCACCCACTTCCGCGACGGCGTGCGCTTCGAGGAGGTCTCTTTGGGCTACCCCCGGGATTGGGTGCGCAGCCGCGGTGTCTCCCACTATCTGCGCCAAATCCTCCCCGCCCCCGACACCTGGCTCGACGGGACCCGCTGA